One stretch of Candidatus Baltobacteraceae bacterium DNA includes these proteins:
- a CDS encoding cysteine desulfurase family protein, with protein sequence MSAARIYLDHAATTPLAADVLEAMQPYFARDGFNPSSIHAEGRRARAAIDSARERIAVILHCKPKEIIFTASGTEADNMAIIGAARAARARGKHVVTSAIEHHAVLHTVGALRDEGFEVTLLPVDSDGVVDRTRFAEALRDDTILATVMYANNEIGTIQPIAQLVEIARARGIVFLTDGVQAAGTLDLDVTALGVDALAISAHKLYGPKGVGALYVRNGTPLSPLIHGGGQERGRRAGTENVSGVIGMAKALELADGARNATNARVAGLRDTLEAKVTAAVPHVHVNARGVARLPGISSLAFAGVNAESLLIALDLAGVAASAGSACAAGSLEASHVIAALGEAGANGATLRLSLGRGTTAEEIERVASLLPSLVASQREGAALSV encoded by the coding sequence GTGAGCGCCGCGCGCATCTATCTCGACCATGCGGCGACGACGCCCCTTGCCGCCGACGTGCTCGAGGCGATGCAGCCGTATTTTGCGCGCGACGGTTTCAATCCTAGCTCGATACACGCCGAAGGGCGGCGCGCACGTGCAGCGATCGATTCGGCGCGCGAGCGCATCGCGGTGATTCTGCACTGCAAGCCCAAAGAGATCATCTTCACGGCGAGCGGGACGGAAGCCGACAACATGGCGATCATCGGCGCGGCGCGTGCCGCTCGCGCGCGCGGCAAGCACGTCGTCACTTCGGCGATCGAGCATCACGCAGTGCTTCACACCGTAGGTGCATTACGCGATGAAGGCTTCGAGGTTACGCTGCTTCCCGTCGATTCCGATGGCGTCGTCGATCGGACGCGCTTCGCCGAAGCGTTGCGCGACGACACCATTCTGGCAACAGTGATGTACGCCAACAATGAGATCGGAACGATTCAGCCGATCGCGCAGCTTGTCGAAATCGCACGCGCGCGCGGCATCGTTTTCCTTACCGACGGCGTGCAAGCTGCAGGTACGCTCGATCTCGACGTCACCGCGCTCGGGGTCGATGCACTCGCGATCTCGGCGCACAAGCTCTATGGACCCAAGGGCGTGGGGGCGCTCTACGTGCGGAATGGAACTCCGCTCTCCCCGCTCATTCACGGCGGCGGTCAGGAGCGTGGGCGCCGGGCAGGAACCGAAAATGTTTCCGGGGTCATCGGCATGGCCAAGGCCCTCGAGCTTGCCGACGGCGCTCGGAACGCCACGAACGCCCGAGTCGCAGGGCTGCGTGACACGCTCGAAGCCAAAGTAACGGCAGCTGTGCCGCACGTTCACGTGAACGCCCGCGGCGTCGCGCGGCTGCCCGGGATCTCGAGCCTCGCATTTGCGGGGGTCAATGCGGAATCGCTTCTGATTGCCCTTGACCTGGCCGGCGTGGCCGCTTCGGCCGGGAGCGCCTGTGCGGCCGGCTCGCTCGAAGCCAGCCACGTTATCGCTGCGCTGGGTGAAGCCGGTGCGAACGGGGCGACCCTGCGCCTGTCGCTGGGGCGGGGGACCACGGCGGAAGAGATCGAGCGCGTCGCTTCCTTGCTTCCCTCCTTAGTCGCCTCCCAACGCGAGGGGGCGGCCCTTTCGGTGTAG
- a CDS encoding YtxH domain-containing protein, with amino-acid sequence MKFALGLLVGLAIGAGIALVVAPGEASELPSSVAELIGRGKAILESAIDEGRRVADDQRQTLQSQVTN; translated from the coding sequence ATGAAGTTTGCGCTGGGTTTGCTGGTCGGACTTGCAATCGGAGCCGGGATTGCGCTCGTTGTTGCGCCAGGCGAAGCCAGCGAATTGCCGTCGAGTGTTGCGGAATTGATCGGTCGGGGAAAAGCCATCCTCGAGAGCGCTATTGATGAAGGGCGGCGCGTAGCCGACGATCAGCGCCAAACATTGCAGTCACAGGTTACCAATTAG
- a CDS encoding rod shape-determining protein — MEIGIDLGTANVLVYVKGKGIVLREPSVVAKDIRTNRTLAVGEEARQMLGKTPSNIQAIRPLRDGVIADFEVTEAMLNYFIKKVTRNRSIFETLFKPKPAVTICVPAEITSVEERAVRDAAKLAGARTVDIIEEPMAAAIGAGLPIDGPSGNMVVDIGGGTTDVAVISLGGIVVSQSIRVAGNKLDEAIIRHIRRVYNLMIGERTSEEIKIKIGSAYRLEQELAMEIRGRDLINGLPKTVKITSEEVREALSEPVQAIVEAVKSVLEKTPPELAADIIDRGIILTGGGALLRGLDTLLGEVTGIPVIVAEDPMSCVAIGTGQRVRA, encoded by the coding sequence CTGGAAATCGGAATCGATCTCGGCACCGCCAATGTCTTGGTGTATGTCAAAGGCAAAGGCATCGTTCTTCGCGAGCCATCCGTCGTTGCCAAAGATATTCGCACAAATCGTACGCTGGCAGTCGGTGAAGAAGCGCGGCAAATGTTGGGCAAAACGCCGAGTAACATTCAAGCCATACGCCCGCTTCGCGACGGCGTCATCGCAGATTTCGAAGTCACTGAAGCGATGTTGAATTATTTCATCAAGAAGGTCACGCGGAATCGTTCGATTTTTGAAACGCTGTTCAAGCCGAAACCGGCCGTAACGATCTGTGTTCCCGCAGAGATCACGAGCGTCGAAGAGCGCGCCGTTCGCGACGCCGCGAAGCTCGCCGGTGCACGTACCGTCGACATCATCGAAGAGCCGATGGCAGCGGCGATCGGCGCAGGCCTTCCAATCGACGGACCTTCGGGGAACATGGTCGTCGACATCGGGGGCGGCACGACCGACGTCGCAGTGATCTCGCTTGGCGGAATCGTCGTTTCGCAATCGATTCGCGTCGCCGGCAATAAGCTCGACGAAGCGATCATCCGGCACATTCGCCGCGTCTATAACCTGATGATCGGCGAACGCACGTCCGAAGAGATCAAGATCAAAATCGGTTCCGCATATCGCCTGGAACAAGAATTGGCGATGGAAATTCGCGGACGCGATCTGATCAATGGTCTTCCTAAGACCGTGAAGATCACGAGCGAAGAAGTACGTGAAGCGCTATCCGAACCGGTGCAGGCGATCGTCGAAGCGGTGAAGTCGGTGCTCGAGAAAACACCGCCCGAGCTCGCCGCCGACATCATCGATCGCGGCATCATCCTTACGGGTGGTGGTGCACTCTTGCGCGGACTCGACACGCTGCTCGGCGAGGTCACCGGGATTCCGGTCATCGTTGCCGAGGATCCGATGTCGTGCGTCGCGATCGGTACAGGGCAGCGCGTTCGCGCGTAA
- a CDS encoding glycosyltransferase, which translates to MPTTVEVTGEFLVESSLARVNRGLFGALARRSEVDLGILPEPTAAPIVGNSDDVLLQARRTRRFVPEPQIMIRHRWPAVFPKVRSGAYVHMQPWEFGSLPKVWAEGAKAVADEIWCYSKYIAEMYVRAGIERERVQVVPLGYDPEIFKPGPAPLSATLRGRIAFLYVGDTIARKGVDVVVNAYLAAFSPHDNVVLIVKDFGGKDPGADTRLRDHVASLGGRRDIPPVLYIDTFYTDNALADLYRAATALVAPYRGEGFGLPILEAMACGVPSIATRGGASDDFTTKDTTLHIDASPVKLGKSYGGFELVDDAFLLEPVEQQVIAAMRQVYENPKLVKFMSEKSADHARSWTWERGAERALERIEALAKITSRAKTRNDGPSGTETFELRIASRGGEDGVLLELFRRLGVEDPSYIECVANGESQSISVFFSRSLGWRGAVIECDTATYADFAAKLSSVGPPTDFELLALGSYSDPAWSRLVPFKPKVIVTPGNNPPKALASSTGYTCIGIESKGTSAFFVRNDLALRSRFNPKN; encoded by the coding sequence ATGCCGACTACGGTCGAAGTCACCGGAGAGTTTTTGGTCGAATCGTCTCTTGCACGCGTCAACCGCGGGCTATTCGGCGCGCTCGCGCGCCGCAGCGAAGTCGATCTGGGTATTCTTCCCGAACCGACGGCAGCGCCGATCGTCGGCAACAGCGACGACGTGCTCTTGCAGGCGCGGCGCACGCGGCGCTTTGTACCCGAGCCGCAGATAATGATTCGGCACCGCTGGCCGGCGGTGTTTCCCAAAGTGCGCAGCGGTGCGTACGTGCACATGCAGCCGTGGGAATTCGGAAGCCTACCGAAGGTGTGGGCTGAGGGCGCCAAGGCCGTTGCGGACGAGATTTGGTGCTACAGCAAATATATTGCGGAGATGTACGTGCGCGCCGGAATCGAGCGCGAGCGCGTGCAAGTCGTGCCGCTCGGTTACGATCCGGAAATCTTCAAGCCGGGTCCGGCACCGCTTTCGGCGACGCTGCGCGGAAGAATTGCGTTCTTGTACGTGGGCGACACGATCGCACGCAAAGGCGTCGACGTCGTCGTCAACGCGTACCTCGCCGCGTTTTCGCCGCACGACAACGTGGTGTTGATCGTCAAGGATTTCGGTGGCAAAGATCCGGGAGCCGACACGCGCCTGCGCGACCACGTTGCTTCACTGGGTGGGCGGCGCGATATTCCGCCGGTGCTTTACATCGACACGTTCTATACGGATAACGCACTCGCCGATCTGTATCGCGCGGCAACCGCCCTCGTTGCTCCGTATCGCGGCGAGGGATTCGGATTGCCGATTCTCGAGGCGATGGCGTGCGGCGTCCCATCGATTGCCACACGCGGCGGTGCGAGCGACGACTTCACGACCAAAGACACGACGCTTCACATTGACGCCTCACCGGTCAAGCTCGGGAAATCGTATGGCGGCTTCGAGCTCGTCGATGATGCGTTCTTGCTCGAGCCCGTCGAACAACAGGTCATCGCCGCGATGCGCCAAGTCTACGAAAACCCGAAACTCGTCAAGTTCATGTCGGAGAAATCCGCCGATCACGCCAGGAGCTGGACGTGGGAACGCGGTGCGGAGCGTGCACTCGAACGGATCGAAGCGCTCGCGAAGATTACGTCGCGTGCGAAAACTCGCAACGACGGCCCGAGCGGAACGGAAACGTTCGAGTTGCGGATCGCCTCACGCGGTGGTGAGGACGGCGTGCTGCTCGAGCTTTTCCGCCGGCTTGGCGTCGAGGATCCGTCGTACATCGAGTGCGTCGCGAACGGCGAAAGCCAATCGATCAGTGTGTTCTTCTCGCGGTCTCTCGGCTGGCGCGGAGCAGTCATCGAATGCGACACCGCTACCTATGCGGATTTTGCGGCCAAGCTTAGCTCGGTCGGTCCGCCAACGGATTTCGAGCTGCTCGCACTCGGGTCGTACAGTGATCCGGCCTGGTCGCGACTGGTTCCGTTCAAGCCTAAAGTAATCGTTACGCCGGGCAACAACCCGCCGAAGGCGCTCGCGTCATCGACCGGTTACACCTGCATCGGGATCGAGAGCAAAGGCACGAGCGCATTCTTCGTGCGCAACGATCTCGCCCTACGCTCGCGATTTAACCCGAAAAACTAA
- a CDS encoding SigB/SigF/SigG family RNA polymerase sigma factor: MQAHSVDDVRWDRQRTRETFTKFVRLRQDRELGKITAKGTADYDQLRADLVVAHLNLVRYLAVKFANRGEALDDLIQVGTVGLLKAIDRFDLERGVEFTTYATPTIVGEIKRYFRDKGWAVKVPRRLQELNLAVNRALEKLTVKMGRSPTVAELAGHLGATEEDVLEAQELGQAYNLLSLDTELSGEGDKKSQTLADYVGQNDAALDLLEDKANLERAFDVLTGRERVILYLRFYENVSQTEIAKRLNVSQMHVSRLQAKALDKLRSALQER, translated from the coding sequence ATGCAGGCCCATTCGGTAGACGACGTACGTTGGGATCGCCAGCGTACGCGCGAGACATTCACGAAGTTCGTGCGCTTACGACAAGATCGCGAACTTGGAAAGATCACGGCCAAAGGTACGGCCGACTACGATCAGCTGCGCGCCGATCTCGTCGTTGCGCACCTCAATTTGGTCCGCTACCTCGCAGTCAAATTTGCGAATCGTGGTGAAGCGCTCGACGATCTGATTCAAGTCGGAACCGTCGGATTGCTCAAGGCGATCGACCGCTTCGATCTGGAGCGCGGCGTCGAGTTCACGACGTACGCGACGCCGACGATCGTTGGCGAGATCAAGCGTTACTTCCGCGACAAGGGCTGGGCCGTCAAAGTCCCGCGCCGTTTGCAAGAGCTAAATCTCGCCGTCAATCGTGCACTCGAGAAGCTGACCGTCAAGATGGGCCGCAGCCCGACGGTCGCCGAGCTGGCCGGGCATCTCGGGGCGACCGAGGAAGACGTCCTTGAAGCGCAAGAACTCGGGCAAGCATACAATCTGCTTTCGCTCGATACCGAGCTGTCCGGCGAAGGCGATAAGAAGTCGCAGACGCTCGCCGACTACGTCGGACAAAACGACGCCGCGCTCGACTTGCTCGAAGACAAAGCGAATCTCGAGCGCGCCTTCGACGTCCTCACCGGGCGCGAACGCGTCATCTTGTACCTACGGTTTTACGAAAACGTCAGTCAGACGGAGATTGCAAAGCGCCTCAACGTTTCGCAGATGCACGTCTCACGCTTGCAGGCAAAAGCCCTCGATAAGCTGCGTTCCGCTCTGCAAGAACGTTAA
- a CDS encoding L-threonylcarbamoyladenylate synthase: MRSAVKNVIDARKEPLEVVLDAVAAVVESGGIVVYPTDTVYSIGCDPYERDAIGKIYASKARPHEGPLSLYLASVQEALEYTSANPFAAVAVRRTMPGPIALVIPRPAFIPERVTWGNDGLGLRVPDHPLASAILDRCGPLAGTSASRGDDPPYWGDDDLLLLPDCDLAVLDGPTPQRARSTILDITRPIVRIVRNGVISAEVLEEKLGTNIARPYDPHQ, encoded by the coding sequence ATGCGAAGCGCCGTTAAGAACGTTATCGACGCGCGTAAGGAACCGCTCGAAGTTGTTTTAGACGCTGTTGCCGCCGTCGTCGAAAGCGGCGGCATCGTCGTGTATCCGACGGACACCGTCTATTCGATCGGATGCGATCCGTACGAGCGCGATGCAATCGGAAAGATCTACGCAAGCAAAGCGCGGCCGCACGAAGGTCCGCTGAGCCTCTATCTTGCGAGCGTGCAAGAAGCGCTCGAGTACACGAGCGCAAATCCGTTTGCGGCCGTTGCGGTGCGCCGCACGATGCCCGGGCCGATCGCTCTCGTCATTCCGCGACCGGCATTTATTCCGGAGCGCGTAACGTGGGGGAACGATGGCCTTGGGTTGCGCGTTCCCGATCATCCGCTGGCTTCCGCAATCTTGGATCGCTGCGGTCCGCTCGCCGGGACGAGCGCTAGCCGCGGCGATGATCCGCCGTATTGGGGCGACGACGACCTCTTGCTTCTTCCGGATTGCGATCTCGCCGTGCTCGACGGACCAACGCCACAGCGCGCGCGCTCGACGATATTGGACATCACGCGCCCGATTGTACGCATTGTGCGCAACGGCGTGATTTCCGCAGAGGTCTTGGAAGAGAAGCTGGGTACCAACATAGCGCGGCCCTACGATCCGCATCAGTGA
- a CDS encoding replication-associated recombination protein A: MRPHSLDEFVGQEHLIGPGHALRRAIESDTVPSMILWGPPGTGKTTLAEIIAATTGARFVALSAVSAGVADLRKVASGAQELQKTGRRTVLFVDEIHRFNKAQQDAVLPYVEDGTITLIGATTENPSFEVISALLSRSRVFVLHALGDEQIAAIVDRALHDPERGLGKSKIVLEPAARDALVNLANGDARAALNTLEFAATIANDGLIESATVAEALQRRATGYDKAGESHYDTVSAFIKTIRGSDPDGALYWLARMIDGGEDPLFIVRRLVILASEDVGLADSRALSVAVAAQQAVHFIGMPEGFYPLAHATLYLALAPKSNSVGRSYGAASLDVQNTRNEPVPLHLRNAPTPLMEDLGYGEGYRYAHDDYAVMGEGGNLPPAQRLQSYLPESLRNRAYYQPGEQGEERKYINWIEKRRGPKAPERDPFEDQK, encoded by the coding sequence ATGCGGCCGCATTCACTCGACGAATTCGTCGGCCAAGAGCATCTGATCGGACCGGGTCACGCGCTGCGGCGCGCAATCGAGTCGGACACGGTGCCATCGATGATTTTATGGGGACCGCCCGGCACCGGAAAGACGACGCTTGCCGAGATCATCGCCGCGACGACGGGCGCGCGCTTCGTCGCGTTGTCCGCCGTAAGCGCGGGAGTCGCGGATTTGCGAAAAGTCGCCAGCGGCGCACAAGAGCTTCAGAAGACGGGGCGCCGCACCGTCTTATTCGTCGATGAGATTCATCGCTTCAACAAAGCGCAACAAGATGCGGTCCTGCCTTATGTCGAGGACGGGACGATCACGCTGATCGGCGCGACGACCGAGAATCCGTCGTTTGAAGTGATCTCGGCGCTGCTCTCGCGTTCACGCGTCTTCGTTTTACACGCGCTCGGCGACGAACAGATTGCCGCGATCGTCGACCGCGCGCTGCACGATCCCGAACGTGGCCTCGGAAAATCCAAGATCGTCCTCGAGCCCGCGGCGCGCGATGCGCTCGTCAATCTCGCAAACGGCGACGCGCGCGCGGCACTTAATACGCTCGAATTCGCGGCCACAATTGCCAATGACGGCCTGATCGAATCCGCCACGGTCGCGGAAGCGCTGCAGCGGCGCGCGACCGGTTACGACAAGGCCGGCGAGTCGCATTACGACACGGTTAGCGCTTTTATAAAGACGATACGCGGCAGCGATCCGGACGGCGCGCTCTATTGGTTGGCGCGTATGATCGATGGCGGGGAGGATCCGCTCTTCATCGTGCGCCGTCTCGTGATTCTAGCTAGCGAAGATGTCGGTCTTGCCGACTCGCGTGCGCTTTCCGTCGCGGTCGCCGCGCAACAAGCCGTCCATTTCATCGGGATGCCCGAAGGCTTCTATCCGCTAGCCCATGCGACGCTTTATCTCGCGCTAGCGCCGAAGAGCAACAGCGTCGGCCGTTCTTATGGAGCGGCCTCCCTCGACGTGCAGAACACGCGCAACGAACCGGTCCCGCTTCATTTGCGGAACGCGCCGACGCCGCTGATGGAAGATCTCGGCTACGGCGAGGGCTATCGCTACGCGCACGACGATTATGCGGTAATGGGCGAAGGCGGAAATCTCCCGCCCGCGCAGCGTCTGCAATCGTACTTGCCGGAGTCGCTGCGCAACCGTGCATATTATCAGCCCGGCGAACAAGGCGAAGAACGCAAGTACATCAACTGGATCGAGAAACGCCGCGGTCCCAAAGCCCCCGAGCGCGATCCGTTTGAGGACCAGAAGTGA
- the alaS gene encoding alanine--tRNA ligase has translation MKSEELRASFVDYFVSRGHKLVAPASLIPDEMSTTLFTIAGMEQFVPVFLGEIPAPAPRVVTVQPCLRVAGAKSDIENVGRTGRHGTFLEMLGNFSFGDYYKREAIGFAWEYVTQVLKLDKERLYVTVHLTDDEAQTIWEREIGVSSDRITRWDEDNFWTMGPTGPCGPCSEIFYDSGPQYASGPDDTGPNKGDRYLEIWNVVFQQYNRGADGKLTELPRKAIDTGAGLERMLAVANGKVSMYETDLFTDLIAAQPAVENKGLHAQEQLERRRIIADHARAVTFLITDGVYPSNTDRGYVLRFLIRRAIRNGRILGYPREFMAQLAGAVVDSLASGYPGLRKRLGDVQTALAREEQNFIRTLDRGNALLEGLVDDAIGDCTRMITGHDAFTLHDTYGFPIELTREIAMERGVAIDVPGFDEAMQEQRARARADAAEKRAVVNVTDLPSVVSVFHGYTGLQTDGEIVMIMRDGQPVDELVAGETAQIFLDHTSFYAEKGGQIGDRGKLTGGEAVFDVADTQFVGEAIAHHGTLRSGILRRGERVNAAVDPMWREEIRRHHTSAHLLQKALKEILGDEVAQAGSWVGIDRMRFDFRWPAGALTTEQQDRVSQRVNAMIREDHHLVTRELPIEEAKKTGAYWMAGEKYGELVRVVQAGPSVEFCGGTHAHTTGELGMFIILAEASIGSGVRRIESCVSRAAESFVQNQQHLVETLSERLSSKPDELLERVEKMQSEIRDLQKSVGELKSRFAAAEAQDVKPEKLSNGRAIVVVELKDYSNDDLRSVVNAVRQRNSDAVIAVTSTIGDRVSMIVSVPETLTTQGLKAGDLMKIAAPHIGGKGGGGPTQAQGGGNNPSGAGAALAELKAAVAANGAAR, from the coding sequence ATGAAGAGCGAAGAGTTACGCGCGTCGTTTGTCGATTATTTCGTCTCTCGTGGGCACAAGCTCGTTGCGCCTGCGAGCTTGATTCCGGACGAGATGTCGACGACGCTCTTCACGATCGCCGGCATGGAACAATTCGTGCCGGTGTTCCTGGGCGAAATCCCGGCGCCGGCGCCGCGTGTCGTCACCGTGCAGCCGTGCTTGCGCGTCGCCGGTGCAAAGAGCGATATCGAAAACGTCGGACGGACCGGACGCCACGGCACGTTCCTCGAGATGCTCGGCAACTTCAGCTTCGGCGATTACTACAAGCGCGAAGCGATCGGGTTTGCGTGGGAGTACGTCACGCAAGTTCTCAAGCTCGATAAAGAGCGCTTGTACGTAACCGTTCATCTCACCGACGATGAAGCGCAAACGATATGGGAGCGGGAGATCGGCGTATCGTCCGATCGCATCACGCGCTGGGATGAAGATAACTTTTGGACGATGGGTCCGACCGGTCCGTGCGGCCCGTGCAGCGAGATTTTTTATGATAGCGGTCCGCAGTATGCGTCGGGACCCGACGATACCGGGCCGAACAAAGGCGATCGCTATCTCGAGATTTGGAACGTCGTCTTTCAACAATATAATCGCGGTGCTGACGGCAAGCTGACCGAGCTGCCGCGTAAAGCGATCGACACGGGCGCCGGACTCGAGCGAATGCTCGCCGTTGCGAACGGCAAGGTCTCGATGTACGAGACCGATTTGTTCACCGACTTGATCGCGGCGCAACCCGCGGTCGAGAACAAGGGCCTACATGCGCAAGAACAGCTCGAACGCCGCCGCATCATTGCGGATCACGCGCGTGCCGTAACGTTTTTGATCACCGACGGCGTCTATCCGTCGAACACCGATCGCGGTTACGTCCTGCGCTTCTTGATCCGGCGTGCGATTCGCAACGGGCGCATCCTCGGCTATCCACGCGAGTTCATGGCGCAGCTGGCCGGGGCCGTCGTGGATTCGCTTGCATCGGGCTATCCCGGGCTGCGCAAGCGTCTCGGCGATGTGCAAACTGCGCTCGCGCGTGAAGAGCAAAACTTTATTCGCACGCTCGATCGCGGCAACGCGCTCCTCGAGGGGCTAGTCGACGACGCGATCGGCGACTGTACGCGGATGATCACGGGACACGATGCGTTTACGCTGCATGACACCTACGGCTTTCCAATCGAGCTGACGCGCGAGATCGCGATGGAACGCGGCGTCGCAATTGACGTCCCCGGATTCGATGAGGCGATGCAAGAGCAACGCGCGCGGGCACGTGCTGATGCAGCCGAAAAGCGCGCGGTCGTCAACGTCACCGATCTCCCGAGCGTCGTCAGTGTTTTTCACGGCTACACCGGGCTCCAGACCGACGGCGAGATCGTGATGATCATGCGTGACGGCCAACCGGTCGACGAGCTCGTTGCCGGCGAGACCGCGCAGATTTTCTTGGACCACACCTCCTTTTACGCCGAGAAGGGCGGCCAGATCGGCGATCGCGGCAAGCTCACCGGCGGCGAGGCAGTTTTCGATGTCGCCGACACGCAGTTCGTCGGCGAGGCGATCGCGCATCACGGTACGCTACGTTCGGGAATTCTGCGACGCGGCGAGCGGGTGAACGCGGCCGTCGATCCCATGTGGCGTGAAGAGATCCGGCGCCACCATACGTCTGCGCATCTTTTACAGAAGGCGCTCAAAGAGATTCTCGGCGACGAAGTAGCGCAAGCCGGCTCGTGGGTCGGCATCGATCGGATGCGTTTCGATTTTCGCTGGCCGGCCGGTGCGCTAACAACCGAGCAGCAAGACCGAGTCTCCCAACGCGTCAACGCGATGATTCGGGAAGACCATCACCTTGTGACGCGCGAGCTTCCGATCGAAGAAGCGAAGAAGACCGGCGCGTATTGGATGGCGGGCGAGAAGTACGGCGAGCTGGTGCGCGTCGTGCAAGCCGGACCGTCCGTCGAGTTTTGCGGCGGCACGCACGCGCATACGACCGGTGAGCTCGGCATGTTCATCATCCTGGCTGAAGCCTCGATTGGCAGCGGAGTGCGGCGGATCGAGTCGTGCGTCTCTCGCGCCGCCGAGTCGTTCGTGCAAAATCAGCAACATTTGGTCGAGACACTTTCCGAGCGGCTCTCGAGCAAGCCCGACGAGCTGCTGGAGCGCGTCGAAAAAATGCAGAGCGAGATTCGCGATCTGCAAAAATCGGTCGGCGAGCTCAAGTCGCGCTTCGCGGCTGCGGAAGCACAAGACGTCAAGCCCGAAAAGTTGTCGAACGGCCGTGCGATCGTCGTCGTCGAGCTCAAAGACTATTCGAACGACGATCTGCGCAGCGTCGTGAATGCCGTGCGTCAGCGCAACAGTGATGCCGTGATCGCGGTGACGAGCACAATTGGCGATCGCGTCAGCATGATCGTGAGCGTCCCGGAGACCCTAACGACGCAAGGTTTGAAGGCCGGCGATCTAATGAAGATTGCCGCGCCGCACATCGGCGGCAAAGGCGGCGGCGGGCCGACGCAAGCTCAGGGCGGCGGTAACAATCCCTCGGGCGCCGGAGCCGCGCTCGCCGAGCTAAAGGCCGCAGTCGCCGCGAACGGAGCAGCGCGCTGA
- a CDS encoding STAS domain-containing protein, translated as MDIKVNVRESEGDAYVVDLAGEIDVYTSPKVKDAITELIDQGHYNLVINLEKVRYIDSTGLGVLIGGLKRVREHGGSVNLVCTNPQIKKIFDITGLVKIFGIFDDEQSAMKALV; from the coding sequence GTGGATATCAAGGTCAACGTCCGTGAATCTGAAGGAGATGCCTACGTCGTCGATCTCGCAGGAGAGATCGACGTCTACACATCGCCTAAGGTCAAAGATGCGATTACGGAGCTGATCGATCAGGGACACTACAACCTGGTCATCAATCTCGAGAAAGTCCGCTATATCGACAGTACCGGTCTCGGTGTGTTGATCGGCGGTCTCAAGCGCGTGCGCGAGCACGGCGGCTCGGTAAATCTGGTCTGCACGAATCCGCAGATCAAGAAAATCTTCGACATTACGGGACTCGTCAAGATTTTCGGAATCTTCGATGACGAACAAAGCGCAATGAAAGCACTGGTATAA
- a CDS encoding ATP-binding protein yields MNAPEPEIQTLGTVELRIPARAEWVAVARLAAAAVGSRMRFSVDEIDDLKLAIAEACTNIIQRSEAIENIDLRWEASPNELRITVSGDGRAPKLESVKDAEEDNKVGGLGVFLIRALMDSVEYEMDPQRGARLVMNKTVTQ; encoded by the coding sequence ATGAACGCGCCCGAACCCGAAATCCAAACCCTTGGGACCGTCGAGCTGCGCATTCCGGCTCGTGCGGAATGGGTTGCCGTGGCGCGTTTGGCGGCGGCCGCCGTCGGCAGCCGCATGCGTTTTTCTGTCGACGAGATCGACGACCTCAAGCTTGCGATCGCAGAGGCATGCACGAACATCATTCAGCGTTCGGAAGCAATCGAAAACATCGACCTTCGCTGGGAAGCTAGTCCTAACGAGCTGCGCATCACCGTCTCTGGTGACGGACGTGCGCCGAAGCTCGAAAGCGTCAAAGACGCCGAGGAAGACAATAAAGTCGGCGGATTGGGCGTATTTCTGATCCGCGCGTTGATGGATAGCGTGGAGTACGAGATGGATCCACAGCGCGGCGCGCGCTTGGTGATGAACAAGACCGTAACGCAGTAA